One Pseudomonas sp. HOU2 genomic window carries:
- a CDS encoding methyl-accepting chemotaxis protein — MKFKSIQFSVAALAGAIVLSVVAALVLYALFSGARTQDMVQQRTQAQFEQVIEQRLTSLAQTQVSQIQRELEAPLLIAGGLVRVNALLGTPGADGQPKLSVSREQLISLIKENVEKNPKILGTYIGWEKNALDHNDAAYIGTSVVGIDAANGRFLPWWFRNDDGTLGLDKLVDVDDQKVLSTGVRASEYYLCSKESKKSCVIDPAPYKVGDKVVMLASFIEPIMLNGAFQGIVGADLSVNFIQEMLLAANQKLYGGAGQMALIGGNGRIVAYTQDPSKFGEKVSDILDAEQIANMANLKRGEVTYSVNMDKGRIELYLPFGIGQTDARWTLMLQLPLNAVMADLQKLQADLDAQRKSDTFGMAMVGLIIAAIGLLVIWLVGHGIARPLKQMVAMLDDIAKGEGDLTRRLSSDRSDELGSIAKGFNTFLAKLQAMITQVVTSVQSVSDSSEHTADIAIRTNIGIQKQMAEIDQVATAVQEMTATAQDVARNATQAAQAASHADQAAGQGMQIVRDTSNSIGVLAVEIGKAVEVVQTLAKDSENINAILTAIRGIAEQTNLLALNAAIEAARAGEQGRGFAVVADEVRNLAQKTQKATEEIQSMIQQLQQGTRDVVRVMEDSQNRTDESVQHAAKAAEALETITQAVSVINDMNTQIASAAEEQSAVADDINRNVINIGQVANEVAGGADESSSASAGLTKLAEQQRRLINQFKV, encoded by the coding sequence ATGAAGTTCAAGTCGATCCAGTTTTCCGTCGCCGCCCTGGCCGGCGCCATCGTGCTCAGCGTGGTTGCCGCGCTGGTGCTGTACGCGCTGTTTTCCGGTGCCCGCACCCAGGACATGGTGCAACAGCGCACCCAGGCGCAGTTCGAACAAGTCATCGAACAACGCCTGACCTCGCTGGCGCAGACCCAGGTCAGCCAGATCCAGCGCGAACTCGAAGCACCGCTGCTGATTGCCGGGGGGCTGGTGCGGGTCAATGCGCTGCTCGGCACACCGGGCGCCGACGGCCAGCCAAAACTGAGCGTCAGCCGTGAGCAATTGATCAGCCTGATCAAGGAAAACGTCGAGAAGAACCCGAAGATTCTCGGCACCTACATCGGTTGGGAAAAAAACGCCCTGGACCACAATGACGCCGCCTACATCGGCACCAGCGTAGTCGGCATCGATGCCGCCAACGGGCGCTTCCTGCCCTGGTGGTTCCGCAATGACGACGGCACCCTGGGCCTGGACAAACTGGTGGACGTCGACGACCAGAAAGTCCTGTCCACCGGCGTGCGCGCCAGCGAGTACTACCTGTGCTCGAAAGAGAGCAAGAAATCCTGCGTGATCGATCCGGCGCCGTACAAAGTCGGCGACAAGGTCGTGATGCTCGCCTCGTTCATTGAACCGATCATGCTCAACGGCGCGTTCCAGGGCATCGTCGGCGCCGACCTGTCGGTGAACTTCATCCAGGAAATGCTCCTCGCTGCCAACCAGAAGTTGTACGGCGGTGCCGGGCAAATGGCCCTGATCGGCGGCAACGGCCGGATCGTCGCCTACACCCAGGATCCGAGCAAATTCGGCGAGAAGGTCAGCGACATTCTCGACGCCGAGCAGATTGCCAACATGGCCAATCTCAAACGTGGCGAAGTCACCTACTCCGTCAACATGGACAAGGGCCGCATCGAGCTGTACCTGCCGTTCGGCATCGGCCAGACCGACGCGCGCTGGACCCTGATGCTGCAACTGCCGCTGAACGCAGTGATGGCGGATCTGCAGAAACTGCAGGCCGACCTTGATGCACAACGCAAGTCCGACACCTTCGGCATGGCCATGGTCGGCTTGATCATCGCCGCCATCGGCCTGCTGGTGATTTGGCTGGTAGGCCATGGCATCGCCCGACCACTGAAGCAGATGGTCGCCATGCTCGATGACATTGCCAAAGGTGAAGGCGATCTGACCCGCCGCTTGAGCAGTGATCGCAGCGATGAGCTGGGCTCGATTGCCAAAGGCTTCAACACCTTCCTCGCCAAATTGCAGGCGATGATCACGCAGGTGGTGACGTCGGTGCAGAGCGTCAGCGATTCCTCCGAACACACTGCCGACATCGCGATTCGCACCAACATCGGCATTCAGAAACAGATGGCCGAGATCGATCAGGTCGCTACCGCGGTGCAGGAAATGACCGCCACCGCGCAAGACGTGGCGCGCAACGCCACTCAGGCTGCGCAAGCCGCCAGCCATGCGGATCAGGCCGCCGGTCAGGGCATGCAGATTGTCCGTGACACCTCGAATTCGATTGGTGTGCTGGCGGTGGAAATCGGCAAGGCCGTGGAGGTGGTGCAGACGCTGGCCAAGGACAGTGAAAACATCAATGCGATCCTCACCGCGATTCGCGGGATCGCCGAGCAGACCAACCTGCTGGCGTTGAACGCGGCGATCGAAGCAGCGCGGGCCGGCGAACAGGGGCGCGGCTTTGCCGTGGTGGCGGACGAAGTGCGCAATCTGGCGCAGAAAACCCAGAAGGCCACCGAAGAAATCCAGAGCATGATCCAGCAACTGCAACAGGGCACCCGCGATGTGGTGCGGGTCATGGAAGACAGCCAGAACCGCACCGACGAAAGTGTGCAGCACGCGGCGAAAGCCGCCGAGGCGCTGGAGACGATTACCCAGGCGGTGTCGGTGATCAATGACATGAACACGCAGATCGCCAGTGCGGCGGAGGAGCAGAGCGCGGTGGCGGATGACATCAACCGCAACGTGATCAATATCGGTCAGGTGGCGAATGAAGTGGCGGGCGGTGCGGATGAGTCGAGTTCGGCGAGTGCCGGCCTGACCAAACTGGCGGAGCAGCAGCGGCGGTTGATCAATCAGTTCAAGGTCTGA
- a CDS encoding SOS response-associated peptidase codes for MCGRYALFRWNRDFAALPGFPADQQAQWNISPNDSVLMLRAEADGQRTLARARWGLTPPWLTDLSRTPAHARAETVAEQPMFREALRLRRCLLPANGFYEWRGNLRKRPYWLTPGEGSSLFFAAIWEAYPVQEQVWLSTAVITQPAASQRRPLILDEAGQAAWLDPATPLHVLQGLLASEPAALRERVLANLVNDPKLNGPECLTPG; via the coding sequence ATGTGTGGACGTTATGCCCTGTTTCGCTGGAACCGCGATTTTGCGGCCCTGCCCGGATTTCCTGCCGATCAGCAGGCGCAGTGGAACATTTCCCCCAATGATTCGGTGTTGATGCTGCGTGCCGAGGCCGACGGCCAACGCACGCTGGCCCGCGCCCGCTGGGGCCTGACGCCGCCTTGGCTGACCGATCTGTCGCGAACCCCGGCGCATGCCCGGGCCGAAACCGTGGCCGAACAGCCGATGTTTCGCGAGGCGCTGCGCCTGCGCCGCTGCCTGCTGCCGGCCAACGGTTTCTACGAATGGCGCGGCAACCTGCGCAAGCGTCCGTACTGGTTGACGCCGGGGGAGGGTTCGTCGCTGTTTTTCGCGGCGATCTGGGAGGCGTATCCGGTGCAGGAGCAAGTGTGGCTGAGCACCGCCGTCATCACGCAGCCGGCGGCCAGTCAGCGCCGACCGTTGATTCTCGATGAGGCGGGGCAGGCGGCCTGGCTCGATCCTGCGACGCCGTTGCATGTGCTGCAGGGTTTGCTCGCCAGTGAGCCGGCCGCGTTGCGCGAGCGGGTGCTGGCGAATCTGGTGAATGATCCGAAGCTCAATGGGCCGGAGTGTCTGACCCCGGGTTAA
- a CDS encoding DUF2007 domain-containing protein, with protein MQRIYEPENLMEGEMLKGMLASEGIEAHLVGRDLLGGTGELPIFGLLGLSVDNDQAEYARELITAYNAALPLPGDEPESFPGTLVC; from the coding sequence ATGCAGCGAATCTACGAGCCGGAAAACCTGATGGAAGGCGAGATGCTCAAGGGCATGCTCGCCAGCGAGGGCATCGAGGCGCATCTGGTGGGCCGCGATCTGCTCGGCGGCACCGGTGAATTGCCGATTTTCGGCCTGCTCGGGCTGTCGGTCGATAACGATCAGGCCGAGTACGCCCGCGAGCTGATCACCGCGTACAATGCCGCCCTGCCGCTGCCCGGCGATGAACCGGAGAGCTTCCCCGGCACGCTGGTCTGTTAG
- a CDS encoding CPXCG motif-containing cysteine-rich protein — protein sequence MLESALYECPYCGEEVETTVDLSAGDQTYIEDCQVCCRPITFVLQVHGEDWFLEVFSENE from the coding sequence ATGCTGGAAAGCGCACTGTATGAATGTCCGTATTGTGGTGAAGAGGTCGAGACGACAGTGGACCTGTCCGCAGGCGATCAGACCTACATCGAGGACTGTCAGGTGTGTTGTCGACCGATCACGTTTGTCTTGCAGGTGCATGGCGAGGATTGGTTTCTGGAAGTCTTCAGCGAAAACGAGTGA
- a CDS encoding 1-acyl-sn-glycerol-3-phosphate acyltransferase yields the protein MMGEFDAIRPYDDSEVPAVLARLLGDKAFLDILTHFRFPRFAGAFGWMLKPLIAHRLRREFADVTSVATLQDKVEFYVDHTIERATDGVTYTGVEQFKSGSAYLFIANHRDIVMDPAFVNYAVYHAGLPTPRIAIGDNLLQKPFVSDLMRLNKSFIVHRSITGRREKMAAYQLLSAYINHSIRNDCASIWIAQAEGRAKDGDDRTESAILKMFHMSRKDEPFGEVIQSLNLTPVSISYEYDPCDQAKARELYIRATTGTYAKAPGEDDVSIAKGITGYKGRVHVNFAAPISELFEDTKQLAVEMDKQILGGYRLFPVHYLAYAMWADADPQLNVPKAVELFPADELAKAQEEWQRRLDACPQEHRPYLVLQYATPVRNQYRVKAGLPL from the coding sequence ATGATGGGCGAATTCGATGCCATCCGACCTTACGACGACAGCGAAGTACCTGCGGTACTGGCAAGACTGCTCGGCGACAAGGCGTTTCTAGATATCCTCACCCACTTCCGCTTCCCGCGTTTTGCCGGTGCCTTCGGCTGGATGCTCAAACCACTTATAGCCCATCGGCTGCGTCGTGAGTTTGCCGACGTGACCTCCGTGGCCACTTTGCAGGACAAAGTCGAGTTCTACGTCGACCACACCATCGAGCGCGCCACTGATGGCGTGACCTACACCGGTGTCGAGCAATTCAAGTCCGGCAGCGCCTACCTGTTCATCGCCAACCACCGCGACATCGTGATGGACCCGGCCTTCGTCAACTACGCGGTGTACCACGCCGGCCTGCCGACCCCGCGTATCGCGATTGGCGACAACCTGCTGCAAAAGCCGTTTGTCAGCGATCTGATGCGCCTGAACAAGAGCTTTATCGTGCACCGCTCGATCACCGGGCGCCGCGAGAAAATGGCCGCGTATCAGTTGCTGTCGGCGTACATCAACCACTCGATCCGCAACGATTGCGCTTCGATCTGGATCGCTCAGGCCGAGGGCCGGGCCAAGGACGGCGACGACCGTACCGAGTCGGCAATCCTCAAGATGTTTCACATGAGCCGCAAGGACGAGCCGTTTGGCGAAGTCATTCAGTCGCTGAACCTGACGCCGGTGTCGATCAGCTACGAATACGACCCGTGCGACCAGGCCAAGGCCCGCGAGCTGTACATCCGCGCTACCACCGGCACTTACGCCAAGGCGCCGGGCGAGGATGACGTGAGCATCGCCAAGGGCATTACCGGCTACAAGGGCCGGGTGCACGTGAACTTCGCCGCGCCGATCAGCGAGCTGTTCGAAGACACCAAGCAATTGGCGGTCGAGATGGACAAGCAGATTCTCGGCGGATATCGCCTGTTCCCGGTGCATTACCTGGCGTATGCGATGTGGGCCGATGCCGATCCGCAATTGAACGTGCCGAAGGCTGTCGAGCTGTTCCCGGCTGATGAACTGGCCAAGGCACAAGAAGAATGGCAGCGCCGACTGGACGCCTGCCCGCAGGAGCACCGTCCGTATCTGGTGCTGCAATATGCGACGCCGGTGCGCAATCAGTACCGGGTGAAGGCTGGGTTGCCGTTGTAA
- a CDS encoding YajG family lipoprotein: MLQRLLFGLITVTSLTLVGCAHSPQQLSPEPKLTTQLAPVGHGQQVVVRVVDGRPSPTLGTRGGLYPETSAITVQREQILPKLQAQAEAAVRLLGFTPTSNAMNAPQLTVTLTELKYQSPKEGMYVTEATIGATFRSDVQSGNRRYSGRYGASLDQRFGMAPNQETNTKLVSDVLSDALTRLFKDPTVGQILAE; the protein is encoded by the coding sequence ATGTTGCAACGCCTGTTGTTCGGTTTGATCACTGTGACCAGTTTGACCCTGGTTGGCTGCGCCCACAGCCCGCAACAACTGAGCCCGGAACCAAAGCTGACCACGCAGCTGGCGCCGGTTGGTCATGGTCAGCAAGTGGTGGTGCGCGTGGTGGACGGTCGTCCGTCGCCAACCCTCGGCACCCGTGGCGGCCTGTACCCTGAAACTAGCGCGATCACCGTGCAGCGCGAGCAGATCCTGCCCAAGCTGCAGGCTCAGGCTGAAGCCGCCGTGCGTCTGCTCGGCTTCACCCCGACCAGCAACGCAATGAACGCGCCGCAACTGACCGTGACCCTGACCGAGCTGAAGTACCAGTCGCCCAAAGAAGGCATGTACGTGACCGAAGCCACCATCGGCGCGACCTTCCGTTCCGACGTGCAGAGCGGCAACCGTCGCTACAGCGGCCGCTACGGTGCTTCGCTGGACCAGCGTTTCGGCATGGCGCCGAATCAGGAAACCAATACCAAACTGGTCAGCGACGTGTTGAGCGATGCCCTGACCCGTCTGTTCAAGGACCCGACCGTGGGTCAGATCCTCGCCGAGTAA
- the mqo gene encoding malate dehydrogenase (quinone) — protein sequence MAHNEAVDVVLVGAGIMSATLAVLLKELDPAIKLEVVELMDSGAAESSNPWNNAGTGHAGLCELNYTPQAADGSVDIKKAVHINTQFEVSKQFWSYLTKKGTFGSCKSFISPVPHLSFVQGDKGVSFLKERFNVLHKHHAFADMEYTEDKAKMAEWMPLMMPGRSPDEVLAATRVMNGTDVNFGALTNQLLKHLTSAPDTQVKYCKRVTGLKRNGNGWTVSIKDVNSGNSREVDAKFVFLGAGGAALPLLQASGIEESKGFGGFPISGQWLRCDNPEVVKQHQAKVYSQAAVGSPPMSVPHLDTRVVDGKKSLLFGPYAGFTTKFLKHGSFMDLPMSVRAGNIGPMLAVAKNNMDLTKYLVSEVMQSMEQRLDSLRRFYPQAKAEDWRLEVAGQRVQIIKKDPKKGGILQFGTELVAAKDGSLAALLGASPGASVTVSIMLELIEKCFPAKAKGEWAAKLAEIFPAREKVLETDAALYRKINTQNNIALELVEESSETPSFA from the coding sequence ATGGCGCATAACGAAGCAGTCGACGTAGTTCTGGTTGGGGCCGGCATCATGAGTGCCACCCTGGCGGTACTGCTCAAAGAGCTCGACCCGGCGATCAAGCTGGAAGTCGTCGAGTTGATGGATTCCGGTGCGGCGGAGAGTTCCAACCCGTGGAACAACGCCGGCACCGGCCACGCCGGCCTGTGCGAGCTGAACTACACCCCGCAGGCGGCCGACGGCAGCGTCGACATCAAGAAAGCCGTGCACATCAACACCCAGTTCGAAGTGTCCAAGCAGTTCTGGTCGTACCTGACCAAGAAAGGCACCTTCGGCTCGTGCAAGTCCTTCATCAGCCCGGTGCCGCACCTGAGTTTCGTGCAGGGTGACAAAGGCGTGTCGTTCCTCAAGGAACGCTTCAACGTGCTGCACAAGCACCACGCCTTCGCCGATATGGAATACACCGAAGACAAGGCCAAAATGGCCGAGTGGATGCCGCTGATGATGCCGGGCCGCTCGCCGGACGAAGTCCTGGCTGCCACCCGCGTGATGAACGGCACCGACGTCAACTTCGGCGCGTTGACCAATCAGTTGCTCAAGCACCTGACCAGCGCTCCGGACACCCAGGTCAAATACTGCAAGCGCGTCACCGGCCTCAAGCGTAACGGCAACGGCTGGACCGTCAGCATCAAGGACGTCAACAGCGGCAACAGCCGCGAAGTCGACGCCAAATTCGTCTTCCTCGGCGCCGGTGGCGCAGCCCTGCCGTTGCTGCAGGCTTCGGGCATCGAAGAAAGCAAAGGTTTCGGCGGCTTCCCGATCAGCGGCCAGTGGTTGCGTTGCGACAACCCCGAAGTGGTCAAGCAGCACCAGGCCAAGGTCTACAGCCAGGCCGCCGTGGGTTCGCCACCGATGTCCGTGCCGCACCTGGACACCCGTGTAGTCGACGGCAAGAAATCCCTGCTGTTCGGGCCATACGCTGGCTTCACCACCAAGTTCCTCAAGCACGGTTCCTTCATGGACCTGCCGATGTCGGTTCGCGCCGGCAACATCGGGCCGATGCTGGCGGTGGCGAAAAACAACATGGACCTGACCAAGTACCTGGTCAGCGAAGTGATGCAATCGATGGAGCAGCGCCTGGATTCCCTGCGCCGCTTCTACCCGCAGGCGAAAGCCGAAGACTGGCGCCTGGAAGTGGCCGGCCAACGGGTACAGATCATCAAGAAAGACCCGAAAAAGGGCGGCATCCTGCAATTCGGTACCGAACTGGTCGCGGCGAAAGACGGTTCCCTCGCCGCCCTGCTCGGCGCTTCGCCAGGTGCTTCGGTGACCGTTTCGATCATGCTCGAGCTGATCGAGAAATGCTTCCCGGCCAAGGCCAAGGGTGAGTGGGCAGCCAAACTGGCGGAGATCTTCCCGGCCCGCGAGAAAGTCCTGGAAACCGATGCTGCGCTGTATCGCAAGATCAACACGCAGAACAACATCGCTCTGGAACTGGTTGAAGAAAGCAGCGAGACCCCAAGCTTCGCTTGA
- a CDS encoding PA4642 family protein: MRKDKKQVIGDEIGDEQIKLFLDFEPVDATSPSLHKLVKAYRGLRIDDFERFLTFFVAAGYDVDGKDEHGQTFVDLIKDQRNAPEYIELIDKARA; this comes from the coding sequence ATGCGTAAAGATAAGAAACAGGTGATTGGTGACGAGATCGGCGATGAGCAGATCAAGCTGTTCCTCGATTTTGAGCCGGTCGACGCCACTTCGCCGTCGCTGCACAAACTGGTCAAGGCCTACCGTGGCCTGCGCATCGACGATTTCGAGCGCTTCCTGACGTTCTTCGTGGCCGCCGGTTATGACGTGGATGGCAAGGATGAGCACGGTCAGACGTTTGTTGATCTGATCAAGGATCAGCGTAATGCCCCGGAATACATTGAGTTGATCGACAAGGCCCGCGCCTGA
- a CDS encoding hypoxanthine-guanine phosphoribosyltransferase, with product MSADLEHIRQIMREADCLYTESEVEAAIARVGAQINEQLADSNPVVFCVMNGGLIFSGKLLTHLQFPLEASYLHATRYRNETSGGDLFWKAKPEVSFIDRDVLIIDDILDEGHTLGAIIDFCKHAGARKVHTAVLIDKDHDRKARPDLKADFVGLPCIDRYIFGYGMDYKGYWRNANGIFAVKGM from the coding sequence ATGTCCGCTGATCTCGAGCATATCCGTCAAATCATGCGAGAGGCTGACTGCCTGTACACCGAATCTGAAGTCGAGGCCGCCATCGCCCGCGTCGGTGCACAAATCAACGAACAACTGGCCGACAGCAACCCGGTGGTGTTCTGCGTGATGAACGGCGGGCTGATCTTCTCCGGAAAACTGCTGACTCACCTGCAATTCCCGCTGGAAGCGTCCTACTTGCACGCGACCCGTTATCGCAACGAAACCAGCGGCGGCGACCTGTTCTGGAAAGCCAAGCCGGAAGTCTCGTTCATCGACCGCGACGTGCTGATCATCGACGACATCCTCGACGAAGGTCACACCCTGGGCGCGATCATCGACTTCTGCAAACACGCCGGCGCGCGCAAAGTGCACACCGCCGTGCTGATCGACAAGGATCACGACCGCAAGGCGCGGCCAGACCTGAAGGCAGACTTCGTCGGCCTGCCATGCATTGACCGCTACATCTTCGGTTACGGCATGGACTACAAAGGTTACTGGCGCAACGCCAACGGGATCTTTGCCGTTAAAGGCATGTAA
- the upp gene encoding uracil phosphoribosyltransferase → MPILEIRHPLIRHKLGLMRRADISTKNFRELAQEVGALLTYEATKDLPLESYDIAGWCGTVSVEKIAGKKITVVPILRAGIGMLEGVLSLIPGAKVSAVGVARNEETLQAHTYLEKLVPEIDERLAMIIDPMLATGSSMVATIDLLKKAGCKDIRAMVLVAAPEGIAAVEQAHPDVTIYTASIDERLNEHGYIIPGLGDAGDKIFGTKQKDA, encoded by the coding sequence ATGCCCATCCTCGAGATCCGCCATCCGCTGATCCGCCATAAACTCGGCCTGATGCGCCGCGCCGATATCAGCACCAAGAATTTCCGTGAGCTTGCTCAGGAAGTCGGCGCCCTGTTGACCTATGAAGCTACAAAAGATTTGCCGCTCGAATCCTACGATATCGCCGGTTGGTGCGGCACTGTGTCGGTGGAGAAAATCGCCGGCAAGAAGATCACCGTCGTGCCGATCCTGCGCGCCGGTATCGGCATGCTCGAAGGCGTGCTGAGCCTGATCCCGGGTGCCAAGGTTTCCGCGGTGGGCGTTGCCCGCAACGAAGAAACCCTGCAAGCCCACACCTATCTGGAGAAACTGGTTCCGGAAATCGACGAACGGTTGGCGATGATCATCGACCCGATGCTCGCCACCGGCAGCTCCATGGTCGCGACCATCGATCTGCTGAAGAAAGCCGGTTGCAAGGACATCCGCGCGATGGTGCTGGTTGCCGCGCCGGAAGGCATTGCTGCCGTAGAACAGGCTCACCCGGACGTGACCATCTACACCGCGTCCATCGATGAGCGCCTGAACGAACACGGCTACATCATTCCTGGGCTTGGCGACGCCGGTGACAAGATCTTCGGTACCAAGCAGAAGGACGCGTGA
- a CDS encoding uracil-xanthine permease family protein gives MQQEFNDPLWRTVLSGAQMLFVAFGALVLMPLITGLDPNVALFTAGLGTILFQIVTGRQVPVFLASSFAFITPIILAKGQFGLAATMGGVMAAGFVYTFLGLAVKIKGTGFIDRLLPPVVIGPVIISIGLAMAPIAANMAMGKAGDGSELIHYQTAMMISMPALLTTLIVAVFGKGIFRLVPIISGVLVGFAMSFYFGVVDTAKIAAAPWFALPHFTAPEFNWQAILFIVPVALAPAIEHIGGVIAVGSVTGRDYLKKPGLHRTLLGDGIATTAAGLFGGPPNTTYAEVTGAVMLTKNYNPKIMTWAAIFAITLAFIGKFGALLQSIPVPVMGGILCLLFGSIAAVGMNTLIRHKIDLGEARNLVIVSVTLVFGIGGVLVGTGTGPDDFGLKGIALCAVVAIALNLILPGNDSWKHKKADEPLI, from the coding sequence ATGCAGCAAGAGTTCAACGATCCGCTCTGGCGCACGGTGCTGTCCGGCGCGCAGATGCTGTTCGTGGCTTTCGGCGCTCTGGTGCTGATGCCGCTGATCACGGGCCTGGACCCGAACGTGGCACTGTTTACCGCGGGTTTAGGGACGATTCTGTTCCAGATCGTCACCGGGCGTCAGGTGCCGGTGTTTCTCGCGTCGAGCTTTGCCTTCATCACCCCGATCATTCTCGCCAAGGGCCAGTTCGGCCTCGCCGCGACCATGGGCGGCGTGATGGCGGCCGGTTTCGTCTACACCTTCCTCGGCCTGGCCGTGAAGATCAAGGGCACCGGTTTCATCGACCGCTTGCTGCCGCCAGTGGTGATTGGCCCGGTGATCATCTCCATCGGCCTGGCCATGGCGCCGATAGCCGCGAACATGGCGATGGGCAAGGCGGGTGACGGTTCCGAGCTGATCCACTACCAGACCGCGATGATGATCTCGATGCCGGCACTGCTGACCACCTTGATCGTGGCGGTGTTCGGTAAAGGCATCTTCCGTCTGGTGCCGATCATTTCCGGCGTGCTGGTTGGTTTTGCCATGTCGTTCTATTTCGGCGTGGTCGATACCGCGAAGATTGCGGCGGCGCCATGGTTCGCCCTGCCGCACTTCACCGCGCCGGAGTTCAACTGGCAGGCGATCCTGTTCATCGTTCCGGTAGCCCTGGCTCCGGCCATCGAGCATATCGGCGGCGTAATTGCCGTGGGCAGCGTGACCGGTCGTGATTACCTGAAGAAACCAGGCCTGCATCGCACCCTGCTCGGTGACGGCATTGCTACCACGGCAGCCGGTCTGTTTGGCGGCCCGCCGAACACCACCTACGCCGAAGTGACCGGCGCGGTGATGCTGACCAAGAACTACAACCCGAAAATCATGACCTGGGCGGCGATCTTCGCCATCACCCTGGCGTTCATCGGCAAGTTCGGCGCGCTGCTGCAAAGCATTCCGGTGCCGGTGATGGGCGGGATTCTGTGTCTGTTGTTCGGTTCGATCGCGGCGGTGGGGATGAACACCCTGATCCGGCACAAGATCGACCTCGGTGAAGCGCGCAACCTGGTGATCGTGTCGGTGACCCTGGTGTTCGGTATCGGCGGCGTGCTGGTCGGCACCGGTACTGGTCCGGACGACTTCGGCCTCAAAGGCATCGCGCTGTGCGCGGTGGTGGCGATTGCGCTGAACCTGATCCTGCCGGGCAATGACAGCTGGAAGCACAAGAAGGCCGATGAGCCGCTAATTTGA
- the hemH gene encoding ferrochelatase, with amino-acid sequence MTDHALLLVNLGSPASTSVADVRSYLNQFLMDPYVIDLPWPVRRLLVSLILIKRPEQSAHAYASIWWEEGSPLVVLSRRLQQQMTTQWTHGPVELAMRYGEPSIETKLLQLVAAGHKRITLAPLYPQFADSTTTTVIEEAKRVIREKKLDVKLSVLQPFYDQPEYIDALVASATPHVQQDYDHLLLSFHGLPERHLTKLDPTGSHCLKNADCCKNASPAVLATCYRAQCIRTAAEFAKRAGIADGKWSVSFQSRLGRAKWIEPYTEARLDELAKNGVKKILVMCPAFVADCIETLEEIGDRGKEQFREAGGEELVLVPCLNDDPQWAKALATLCERAPLAL; translated from the coding sequence ATGACCGATCACGCCTTGCTTCTGGTCAACCTGGGTTCCCCGGCCTCCACCTCGGTGGCCGATGTACGCAGCTACCTCAATCAATTTCTGATGGACCCGTACGTGATCGACCTGCCGTGGCCGGTGCGGCGGCTGTTGGTGTCGCTGATCCTGATCAAGCGCCCCGAGCAATCGGCCCATGCCTACGCTTCGATCTGGTGGGAGGAGGGCTCGCCGCTGGTGGTGCTCAGCCGCCGCCTGCAGCAACAGATGACCACCCAGTGGACCCATGGCCCGGTGGAACTGGCCATGCGTTACGGCGAGCCGTCGATTGAAACCAAATTGCTGCAACTGGTCGCAGCGGGGCACAAGCGCATCACGCTGGCGCCGCTTTATCCACAGTTCGCCGACAGCACCACGACCACAGTGATCGAAGAAGCCAAGCGGGTGATTCGCGAGAAGAAGCTCGATGTAAAACTCTCGGTGCTGCAACCGTTTTACGATCAGCCTGAGTACATCGACGCGCTGGTCGCCAGCGCTACCCCGCATGTGCAGCAGGACTACGATCACTTGCTGTTGAGCTTCCATGGCTTGCCGGAGCGGCACCTGACCAAGCTCGATCCGACCGGCAGTCACTGCTTGAAAAACGCGGATTGCTGCAAGAACGCTTCGCCGGCCGTGCTGGCCACCTGTTACCGCGCCCAGTGCATACGCACCGCCGCCGAGTTCGCCAAGCGCGCGGGCATTGCCGATGGCAAATGGTCGGTGTCGTTTCAGTCGCGTCTGGGCCGGGCGAAGTGGATCGAGCCGTACACCGAAGCGCGGCTGGATGAACTGGCGAAAAACGGCGTGAAAAAGATTCTGGTGATGTGTCCGGCGTTTGTCGCCGATTGCATTGAGACGCTGGAAGAGATCGGTGATCGCGGCAAGGAACAGTTCCGCGAAGCAGGGGGCGAGGAGTTGGTGCTGGTGCCGTGCTTGAATGACGACCCGCAATGGGCGAAGGCGTTGGCGACCCTGTGCGAGAGAGCGCCGTTGGCGCTGTAG